The Fusarium musae strain F31 chromosome 10, whole genome shotgun sequence genome window below encodes:
- a CDS encoding putative secondary metabolism biosynthetic enzyme (EggNog:ENOG41~antiSMASH:Cluster_10.5~SMCOG1001:short-chain dehydrogenase/reductase SDR), with protein MTIYVITGISRGLGYELTRQLSSDHSSTVVGIVRDKPATITKISQDAELNRRSNIHVIQADLTDYNALKGAVNETAKITGGSIDYLIANAAYVSKFDTFDPLGALGNTPKELEDDLKMLFDVNVVANIHLFNLFISLILKGKEKKVVTISTGLADLEFTNNFEHEFTPLYSISKAAMNMAVAKFNAQYKKDGVLFMSVCPGMVDVGQFNHATPQQMEAMGGMMAKFKEYAPHFTGPATAEDAVKDMRAVWEKASIEGGYGGAYLSQFGNKQWL; from the exons TACGAGCTCACTCGCCAGCTTTCCAGCGACCATAGCAGCACCGTTGTCGGTATCGTGCGCGACAAGCCTGCGACAATCACGAAGATATCTCAAGATGCAGAGCTAAACCGACGCTCCAATATCCACGTCATCCAAGCCGACTTGACAGATTATAATGCACTCAAA GGAGCCGTGAACGAAACTGCTAAGATTACCGGCGGCAGTATCGACTACCTCATCGCCAACGCAGCCTACGTCTCGAAATTTGACACGTTTGACCCTCTCGGAGCCCT CGGCAATACTCCGAAGGAGCTGGAAGATGATCTCAAGATGCTCTTCGACGTCAACGTCGTTGCAAACATCCACCTGTTCAACCTCTTCATTTCACTTATCctcaaaggcaaagaaaagaaagtcgTGACTATCTCCACAGGTCTAGCAGACCTAGAATTCACCAACAACTTCGAGCACGAGTTTACCCCGCTGTACTCCATCAGCAAAGCCGCTATGAACATGGCGGTCGCCAAGTTTAACGCCCAGTATAAGAAAGACGGCGTTCTGTTCATGAGTGTATGCCCTGGAATGGTCGATGTTGGCCAATTCAATCACG CAACTCCACAGCAGATGGAGGCGATGGGGGGAATGATGGCCAAGTTTAAGGAATATGCTCCGCATTTCACTGGCCCAGCGACAGCTGAAGATGCTGTTAAAGACATGAGGGCAGTGTGGGAGAAGGCGAGCATTGAAGGTGGCTATGGCGGTGCTTATCTTTCTCAGTTTGGCAACAAACAGTGGCTGTAA
- a CDS encoding hypothetical protein (CAZy:AA7~antiSMASH:Cluster_10.5~SMCOG1138:FAD linked oxidase domain protein), with protein sequence MQIDMKQLRSMDISRDGKSAWFQGGAYSYEVIPFLWDRGYVTSTGSNQCVGLTGPALGGGHGRYEGLYGLAGDNIIEMKVVLADGSSITVSEKSNKDLFWAMRGAGHNFGIVTNLKLKIYPAKIKTWHYHNYYWGQDKLERVFRELNKLQDDGKTPPLLGVVFGQIYIDPSINRDEAILWFTFAYAGPASEAERLLRPFNAIDAIKDEMGDVPYPEIPVRQNTDLSNCISARFSLASVMLQTWNITAERALYNHFMRNVALYPDLAVTARLYYEGYAHKGVQAVDSASTAYPHRDEYHIAFFATVVPEGSNLLDPAEKWAREARDMWYKGAPTRKPATYINYASGNKYESLKSIYGYESWRLARLRKLKAKYDPNNRFRFYVPIQSD encoded by the exons ATGCAGATTGACATGAAACAACTCAGGTCCATGGATATTTCTCGAGATGGAAAGTCTGCCTGGTTTCAGGGCGGTGCATATTCATATGAGGTCATACCATTTTTATGGGATCGTGGTTATGTTACAA GCACCGGCTCCAATCAATGCGTTGGTCTCACAGGCCCTGCTTTGGGCGGTGGCCATGGACGATACGAGGGTCTTTACGGCCTAGCTGGCGATAACATCATTGAGATGAAAGTTGTCCTAGCAGATGGGTCGAGTATCACAGTCAGCGAGAAAAGCAATAAAGATCTCTTCTGGGCGATGCGAGGTGCAGGCCACAATTTTGGCATCGTTACGAacctgaagctcaagatctaCCCCGCCAAAATAAAGACATGGCACTACCATAACTACTACTGGGGCCAAGATAAGCTCGAAAGGGTTTTTCGTGAACTGAACAAGCTTCAGGATGATGGGAAGACGCCTCCACTTCTCGGTGTGGTATTTGGACAGATCTATATCGATCCTTCCATCAATCGCGACGAG GCCATCCTCTGGTTCACATTTGCCTATGCCGGACCAGCTTCCGAGGCCGAAAGACTCTTGCGCCCTTTCAACGCCATCGACGCTatcaaagatgagatgggtgACGTGCCTTATCCCGAGATTCCCGTGCGCCAAAACACAGACCTATCTAATTGTATTTCTGCTCGCTTCTCTTTGGCCAGTGTCATGCTGCAGACTTGGAACATCACGGCAGAACGAGCTCTCTACAATCATTTCATGCGCAATGTGGCATTATACCCAGACTTAGCCGTAACTGCTCGCCTATACTACGAAGGATATGCGCATAAAGGAGTGCAGGCTGTCGATTCTGCGTCCACCGCTTACCCCCACCGTGATGAGTATCATATAGC CTTCTTCGCAACCGTGGTCCCTGAGGGGTCCAATTTACTGGATCCAGCGGAGAAATGGgctcgagaagctcgtgATATGTGGTACAAGGGAGCTCCTACGCGCAAACCGGCGACGTATATCAACTACGCTTCTGGAAACAAGTATGAGAGTCTCAAGTCAATCTATGGCTACGAGTCGTGGCGCCTAGCTAGACTCcgaaagctcaaggccaagtaTGACCCGAACAATCGGTTCCGTTTCTACGTTCCGATTCAGTCGGATTAA
- a CDS encoding hypothetical protein (EggNog:ENOG41~antiSMASH:Cluster_10.5), with amino-acid sequence MSLAQTAALLDLVPALRRIPDFLMPIKKEGRKIHYRELSLFRGLYLAAKKGLEGGSAKPCVCVDLVKLQKEEGFSDTFASYLSGSLLQAGSETTASILIGFVQAMVIFPDVAKTAQEELDRVCGDRLPNLDDMPDLPYIHACMKESLRWMPGFMLGIPHATTQHDSYLGYHIPKGATVIINVWSV; translated from the exons ATGTCCCTTGCCCAGACAGCGGCTCTTCTAGATCTAGTACCCGCTTTGAGACGGATCCCAGACTTTCTCATGCCGATCAAGAAGGAAGGGCGCAAGATCCATTATAGAGAACTAAGTCTTTTTCGAGGGTTATACCTTGCAGCCAAGAAGGGACTCGAAGGTGGTTCAGCAAAG CCATGTGTCTGTGTCGACCTAGTCAAGctgcaaaaagaagaagggttcTCCGACACTTTTGCTTCATATCTCAGTGGCTCACTACTTCAAGCAGGCTCGGAAACAACAGCCAGTATTCTCATCGGTTTCGTCCAAGCCATGGTTATCTTCCCCGATGTCGCAAAGACCGCGCAAGAGGAACTCGATCGTGTATGTGGGGACCGGCTACCAAACCTGGACGATATGCCTGATCTGCCCTATATCCATGCTTGCATGAAAGAAAGTCTGCGTTGGATGCCTGGCTTTATGCTGGGTATACCGCATGCAACAACTCAACATGATAGCTATCTCGGATATCACATCCCCAAGGGAGCAACGgtcatcatcaacgtctGGTCGGTATAA
- a CDS encoding hypothetical protein (EggNog:ENOG41~antiSMASH:Cluster_10.5), whose translation MSFSASVYLLIPVLILGLWRLSTVGRRPAGYPPGPPTLPIIGNLHQIPNRKRHIQFQKWAEEYGPIYSLILGRKVMIVLNSDQTVKDLVDKRGGIYSSRPESYIGQDVLSGGYRILFMVYV comes from the coding sequence ATGTCTTTCTCGGCCAGTGTCTATCTCTTGATTCCAGTCTTGATCCTTGGCCTCTGGCGACTGAGCACAGTCGGACGTCGCCCAGCGGGCTATCCTCCTGGTCCACCGACCCTTCCTATAATCGGCAACCTGCACCAGATCCCAAACCGAAAGCGCCATATTCAGTTCCAAAAATGGGCCGAGGAGTATGGCCCTATATACTCACTGATACTAGGAAGAAAGGTCATGATAGTCCTAAACTCAGATCAGACTGTTAAAGATCTTGTAGATAAGCGAGGTGGCATCTATTCAAGCCGACCAGAGTCATACATTGGTCAAGATGTCCTTAGTGGAGGATATCGCATATTATTTATGGTATATGTCTAA
- a CDS encoding hypothetical protein (EggNog:ENOG41~antiSMASH:Cluster_10.5~SMCOG1001:short-chain dehydrogenase/reductase SDR) — MAHAFDISPEKRASRSSFIWRQLFVTPPPVSSDEVNLEGRAALVTGATGGIGLEITRQLLGLGCRVIMGVRDERKGEAVRKDLIQEGNLNDEMVQVWKLDLSSYQSIIAFAANAKNLDDLNIAILNAGIYKVSEAFSPTGYEEGMQINYLSNILLLISLLPIIKKNAPAGETGRICLVSSDTAAWAKFEERTSTPLLPAFKRPMKTWDMAERYGTTKLLGQLFLTALSKRVSSVTLCCANPGLCGGGSDLAREAKGILRFAHKIQCLVLSRTCAVGVRTIVHSVTTLHRQAHGHYIEGDKIQPMAPTVYQAEGKEVAERLYEETLEELSFAGVRQIIEGVLD, encoded by the exons ATGGCACATGCATTTGATATCTCACCTGAGAAACGTGCCAGTCGCAGCAGCTTCATCTGGCGGCAACTCTTTGTCACACCACCACCCGTCTCATCCGATGAAGTCAACCTGGAGGGGAGAGCAGCACTTGTTACTGGTGCTACTGGTGGAATAGGCCTCGAGATTACACGCCAGCTGCTGGGCCTTGGATGCAGGGTCATTATGGGTGTTCGAGATGAGCGCAAAGGAGAGGCAGTTCGTAAGGATCTAATCCAGGAAGGCAACCTCAACGATGAAATGGTACAGGTTTGGAAATTAGACCTCTCATCATATCAGTCGATTATTGCATTTGCTGCCAATGCAAAGAACCTCGACGACCTGAACATCGCCATTCTCAACGCAGGTATCTACAAAGTATCAGAGGCTTTCAGCCCGACAGGGTATGAGGAAGGGATGCAAATCAACTACCTATCAAACATCCTCCTACTCATCTCACTACTacccatcatcaagaagaatgcACCCGCGGGTGAGACTGGTCGCATCTGCCTCGTGTCATCCGACACAGCCGCCTGGGCCAAATTCGAGGAGAGAACCTCGACACCCCTCCTGCCCGCATTCAAGAGGCCTATGAAGACATGGGACATGGCCGAGCGCTATGGGACAACAAAACTCCTTGGCCAGCTATTTCTCACCGCCTTATCGAAGCGCGTTTCTTCAGTTACACTGTGCTGCGCGAACCCAGGGCTTTGCGGGGGTGGCTCAGACCTTGCTCGTGAAGCGAAAGGCATACTTCGGTTTGCGCACAAGATACAGTGTCTTGTGCTTAGTCGAACATGTGCTGTCGGTGTTCGTACAATTGTGCACTCGGTTACGACGCTACATAGGCAAGCACATGGTCACTACATCGAGGGCGATAAGATCCAGCC CATGGCACCGACTGTGTATCAAGCCGAGGGAAAAGAGGTTGCTGAGCGACTGTATGAAGAGACCTTGGAAGAGTTGTCGTTTGCTGGGGTGAGACAGATTATAGAGGGCGTATTGGATTAG
- a CDS encoding hypothetical protein (EggNog:ENOG41~antiSMASH:Cluster_10.5), with protein MVHTWQLWLSPRPARRTETPSEPRMLSQNGAALFEFQYERDGRLVVRETHYAENKLVQNGRSGPPLYVARPSSLNMPPIADGGEDIFTVARQSTFKLRAEPWLSSGMERKVFSPKVVASSRSHPEPGTIFPPPSMQLGRADTTRCSHRFWAEGPVKEDLVFRVWAEPQNLDRGFDEAFLRNYLGYLRDCADQNIQPSVFQLALLGWSGDTLLTPPWWVPLWMLRLLHFIVAHLVGRLFLG; from the coding sequence ATGGTACACACATGGCAGCTATGGCTCTCCCCACGACCCGCGAGACGAACCGAAACTCCATCGGAGCCACGTATGCTCTCTCAAAATGGCGCAGCGCTGTTTGAGTTTCAGTACGAGCGTGATGGTCGTCTTGTGGTACGGGAGACGCATTATGCGGAGAACAAGCTTGTTCAGAATGGTCGCTCAGGTCCGCCACTGTACGTTGCGCGTCCCTCCTCGCTGAACATGCCACCTATAGctgatggtggtgaagacATATTCACTGTGGCCAGACAGAGTACTTTCAAGTTGAGAGCGGAACCTTGGCTGTCATCGGGAATGGAACGAAAAGTATTCTCACCAAAGGTGGTGGCGTCATCAAGATCCCACCCGGAACCCGGTACGATATTCCCTCCCCCATCGATGCAACTCGGCAGGGCTGACACAACGCGCTGCAGCCATAGATTCTGGGCCGAAGGCCCCGTAAAAGAGGATCTAGTGTTCCGAGTCTGGGCAGAGCCACAGAACTTGGACAGAGGTTTTGATGAGGCCTTCCTGCGTAACTACCTAGGCTACCTGCGAGATTGCGCGGATCAAAACATACAACCTTCGGTCTTTCAGCTCGCCCTGCTTGGCTGGAGCGGCGACACCCTCCTGACGCCACCATGGTGGGTGCCTCTGTGGATGCTGAGGCTGCTTCACTTTATAGTTGCTCACCTGGTGGGGAGGCTATTCTTGGGGTAA
- a CDS encoding hypothetical protein (CAZy:AA7~EggNog:ENOG41~antiSMASH:Cluster_10.5~SMCOG1138:FAD linked oxidase domain protein) — MHNIPFLATGARHGYTTTLGDLHDGLAIDLSHFKEFELDAAAKTLTVGPGVTVGEIFDPLFNAGFDIQTGSAPCPSFIGVTLGGGVGRFQGVYGLLSDALISVRLITANGEVLEVSRTRCPDLFWAIRGAGANFGVVISATYSVHPLTNNGEMFVAEFIIPPRRWPEYFRIMESMSPLPAELSSLLLNSFDTITNQTQLFAHWAYKGPEAEARKHLSPILNMNLTATQMRVLPWNRLVENTFAGAAVTVCEPNTNRNLYTLSMKNYSASTWEAVASKLATFYARFPHARSSSLLYEFFPNQAMAAIPLEDTAFPRRDTTAYMYVYKREPSPILIADMISATRNLILTSSIHNSEMDNALARFGEEIRRDVAATSGYPEITTFVNYAHGDETLEQIYGKEKLARLAALKKMWDPKAVFSFNNGLPTTYP, encoded by the exons ATGCATAATATTCCCTTCCTTGCTACAGGAGCTCGCCACGGATATACAACCACGCTGGGAGACCTACATGATGGGCTCGCGATCGATCTCAGTCACTTTAAAGAATTTGAACTAGACGCGGCTGCAAAGACTCTGACTGTTGGTCCTGGTGTTACCGTTGGCGAGATATTTGATCCGTTATTTAACGCTGGATTTGACATTC AGACTGGCAGCGCCCCTTGTCCGAGCTTTATCGGCGTGACACTGGGAGGCGGCGTTGGTCGCTTTCAAGGCGTCTACGGCTTACTCTCCGACGCCCTCATTTCGGTTCGTCTTATCACTGCCAATGGAGAAGTTTTAGAAGTGTCGAGAACGAGATGCCCCGATTTATTCTGGGCGATTCGAGGTGCGGGTGCAAACTTTGGCGTTGTGATCTCTGCCACTTACAGTGTCCATCCCCTGACAAACAACGGCGAAATGTTTGTTGCGGAATTCATCATTCCGCCTCGGAGGTGGCCTGAGTACTTCCGCATAATGGAATCCATGTCGCCATTACCCGCTGAGCTATCTTCGCTGCTACTCAACAGCTTCGATACAATCACAAATCAG ACCCAATTGTTTGCGCACTGGGCTTACAAGGgccctgaagctgaagcccgCAAACACCTATCTCCAATTTTGAACATGAATCTCACAGCAACTCAGATGAGAGTTCTTCCGTGGAACAGACTCGTGGAGAACACATTCGCTGGGGCTGCCGTCACTGTTTGTGAGCCCAACACCAACCGAAACTTGTACACCTTGAGCATGAAAAACTACTCAGCGTCCACTTGGGAAGCTGTAGCCTCCAAGTTGGCGACTTTCTATGCCCGGTTTCCTCATGCGCgcagctcttctcttctgtATGAATTCTTCCCAAATCAAGCTATGGCAGCCATTCCATTAGAGGATACTGCGTTTCCGCGGAGGGATACAACAGCATACATGTACGTCTACAAGCGAGAACCGAGCCCAATACTGATAGCTGACATGATATCTGCTACTAGAAATCTCATTTTGACCTCGAGCATTCACAACAGTGAGATGGACAATGCTCTGGCTAGGTTTGGTGAAGAAATTCGTCGAGATGTAGCCGCAACATCAGGGTATCCAGAGATTACCACTTTTGTCAATTATGCCCATGGCGATGAAACGCTGGAACAGATTTACGGAAAGGAAAAGCTAGCACGGTTGGCAGCGCTGAAGAAGATGTGGGATCCTAAAGCagtcttcagcttcaacaatgGCCTGCCTACCACGTATCCTTAA
- a CDS encoding hypothetical protein (EggNog:ENOG41~antiSMASH:Cluster_10.5~SMCOG1001:short-chain dehydrogenase/reductase SDR), whose amino-acid sequence MSAELEHQAAFEATFRGWLSRQFTTPKPLPDTIDLKGKTAIITGSNTGLGFEACRQLLKLGLSNLIMAVRSQTKGDAAGSILRAEFPQSTVSVWILDMESYNSVTAFATRCATLARIDIVVLNAALIKPSFTRASTGHELTMQVVYLSTALLTILLLPILKAKRTAVGARPPVIIVVGSDLAYRADIQTAGPILEKLDRNQGYSQFLWYAKSKLLLTFFISKLAEYIDPNHVLLSVVNPGTTRGTAFLREFSPLLARIAFVFQYIFARPADIAATTYLDACLVRGIESHGSFISDWSIKP is encoded by the coding sequence ATGTCCGCCGAGCTCGAGCATCAAGCTGCCTTTGAGGCCACCTTTCGGGGCTGGTTATCCCGCCAATTCACTACCCCAAAACCTTTACCAGACACTATTGATCTCAAAGGAAAAACCGCAATTATCACTGGAAGCAATACTGGTCTTGGTTTCGAAGCATGtcgacagcttctcaagctaGGCCTTTCCAacctcatcatggctgtGCGCTCTCAAACAAAAGGCGACGCAGCAGGAAGCATCTTACGAGCGGAATTCCCCCAATCTACAGTATCTGTTTGGATCCTCGATATGGAGTCTTATAATTCTGTTACGGCATTTGCGACCCGATGTGCCACCCTTGCACGTATCGACATTGTCGTTCTCAACGCGGCCCTGATCAAACCATCCTTCACTAGAGCATCTACTGGACATGAGCTCACAATGCAAGTTGTTTACCTTTCGACGGCGCTCCTGACAATCTTGCTACTGCCTATTTTGAAGGCGAAAAGGACCGCCGTTGGCGCAAGACCCCCAGTCATTATAGTTGTTGGATCTGACCTCGCGTATCGTGCTGACATACAGACGGCGGGCCCTATACTGGAGAAGTTGGACAGAAATCAAGGTTACAGTCAATTTTTATGGTACGCAAAGTCCAAACTACTACTCACCTTCTTCATATCAAAGCTTGCCGAGTATATCGACCCCAACCATGTATTACTCAGCGTGGTCAATCCGGGAACCACGCGAGGAACGGCCTTCCTACGGGAATTCTCTCCGCTCCTGGCAAGGATCGCATTCGTATTCCAGTACATATTTGCCAGACCTGCGGATATCGCTGCAACGACTTATCTCGATGCTTGCCTTGTGCGTGGTATAGAGAGCCATGGATCATTTATTAGTGATTGGAGTATCAAGCCGTAA
- a CDS encoding putative secondary metabolism biosynthetic enzyme (EggNog:ENOG41~antiSMASH:Cluster_10.5~SMCOG1001:short-chain dehydrogenase/reductase SDR): MDVSGYALVVGGGSGIGRACAISFAKEGASGVLLADIAVRSAKDVVKECKAAAVNKDFRCEAVPVDVTREESVRNLMSYAVRTFGRIDSCVNSAGIGVRQAVDIANTSLSDFERFLKVNTTGIFLVTREVSIIMRAQEPVAIPASRGASRGAIVNLGSASSMVASPGVLPYTTSKHAALGLTKNSALDNASYGIRVNCVCPSWTDTPMTRQALEGVQGLDEFINAAVPIGRIATPEEVADAVLFLCSSRASYITGTALIVDGGTTLTAMR; the protein is encoded by the exons ATGGACGTTTCTGGATATGCTCTGGTAGTTGGAGGGG GTAGCGGTATTGGTCGGGCTTGTGCCATATCCTTCGCAAAGGAGGGGGCATCTGGTGTCCTGTTAGCTGACATTGCCGTTCGCTCTGCCAAAGATGTTGTCAAAGAGTGCAAAGCCGCAGCAGTAAACAAGGACTTCCGCTGTGAAGCCGTTCCCGTCGACGTGACTCGCGAAGAATCTGTTCGCAACCTCATGAGTTATGCTGTGCGAACCTTCGGACGCATTGATTCCTGCGTCAATTCGGCTGGC ATCGGAGTTCGGCAAGCGGTTGACATTGCCAACACATCTTTGTCCGACTTTGAGCGATTTCTTAAAGTCAACACTACAGGAATATTTCTTGTTACGCGAGAAGTTTCTATCATCATGCGAGCTCAAGAACCAGTCGCAATCCCTGCCAGTAGAGGAGCATCTCGCGGGGCGATTGTGAATCTGGGCTCTGCATCTTCCATGGTTGCAAGTCCAGGTGTCCTACCGTACACCACATCAAAGCACGCAGCTCTTGGGTTGACGAAGAATAGCG CTCTTGATAACGCGTCATACGGAATCAGAGTCAACTGCGTCTGTCCTTCCTGGACCGATACTCCGATGACACGACAGGCCTTGGAAGGTGTACAGGGTCTCGATGAGTTCATAAATGCCGCGGTGCCGATAGGAAGAATTGCAACTCCCGAAGAGGTTGCGGATGCTGTTCTCTTCTTGTGTAGTTCGAGGGCTAGCTACATTACTGGCACAGCATTGATCGTTGATGGTGGAACAACGCTGACGGCCATGAGATAA